The Sediminispirochaeta smaragdinae DSM 11293 genome has a segment encoding these proteins:
- a CDS encoding DNA-3-methyladenine glycosylase I, with protein MKEQADNRCPWCMGNALMQSYHDTEWGVPLHDEKKHFEFLLLETMQAGLSWQTILNKREAFRKAFAGFDVEKVSRFGEEDTARLMDNAGIIRNRRKIEAAISNASAFLHIKKEWGSFDRYIWSFTDGKVVDHRLTTMDQMPVQDELAERVSADLKKRGFKFVGAVTIYAHLQAIGVINDHLTHCFRYNELREKP; from the coding sequence ATGAAAGAGCAAGCAGATAATCGCTGTCCCTGGTGCATGGGAAATGCCCTTATGCAAAGCTATCACGACACGGAATGGGGAGTTCCCCTCCATGATGAGAAGAAGCATTTTGAGTTTTTGCTCCTCGAAACCATGCAGGCGGGACTGAGTTGGCAGACCATCCTCAACAAGCGGGAGGCCTTTCGCAAAGCCTTTGCTGGATTTGACGTAGAGAAGGTTTCACGCTTCGGCGAAGAAGATACAGCAAGGCTGATGGATAATGCCGGAATCATCAGAAACCGAAGAAAAATCGAAGCTGCAATCTCCAACGCATCGGCCTTTCTTCACATCAAAAAAGAATGGGGAAGTTTTGACCGCTACATCTGGTCCTTCACCGACGGTAAGGTGGTGGACCATCGGCTGACGACCATGGACCAGATGCCGGTACAAGATGAACTGGCGGAGAGGGTTTCTGCCGACCTAAAAAAGCGCGGCTTCAAATTCGTAGGAGCAGTGACCATATATGCCCATCTTCAGGCCATCGGCGTTATCAACGACCATCTGACACATTGCTTCCGCTACAACGAGCTAAGGGAAAAACCATAG
- a CDS encoding ADP-ribosylglycohydrolase family protein, with amino-acid sequence MKHDTRKGIIYGALAADSLSLGSHWIYNVDAIAKRIGRPRDLSDPLVKTFHPNRKRGEFTHYGDQTLWLLESIADKGGYDQEAFFQLWKEKMAIYDGYMDHASKDTLSGGKASSMDDLGGAGRTAALALLFTDPAALADAAASQASLTHDHPLVRDVARFFSRLLFHGDQPMEDAIISVLEEQVWESGDLLPSLVKAGMETAGEETIAVIGRFGQMCSAERALPGTIHLLVSYPDDYEEAMISNVAAGGDSAARGLLAGMILGARSGFSSIPVRWTGALAAADRIDDAVDRIASL; translated from the coding sequence ATGAAACATGATACACGTAAGGGAATCATCTACGGGGCATTGGCAGCCGATTCTTTAAGTCTCGGCAGCCATTGGATCTACAATGTCGATGCCATTGCCAAGCGGATCGGTCGGCCACGTGACTTGAGTGATCCGCTGGTGAAAACCTTTCATCCGAATAGAAAGCGGGGTGAGTTTACCCATTACGGTGATCAAACCCTGTGGCTTCTTGAATCGATTGCCGATAAGGGCGGTTACGACCAAGAGGCCTTTTTTCAGCTTTGGAAAGAGAAGATGGCCATCTATGACGGCTATATGGACCATGCCAGCAAAGATACCCTCTCTGGCGGGAAGGCCAGCTCGATGGATGACTTGGGCGGGGCCGGACGGACCGCCGCCCTTGCACTGCTTTTTACCGATCCGGCCGCTTTGGCGGATGCCGCGGCTTCCCAGGCTTCGCTGACCCACGACCATCCCCTGGTACGGGATGTCGCCCGATTTTTTTCCCGTCTTCTTTTCCATGGAGATCAGCCCATGGAAGATGCCATCATAAGCGTGCTGGAAGAGCAGGTCTGGGAGAGCGGAGATCTTCTTCCCTCTCTGGTAAAGGCCGGTATGGAAACCGCAGGTGAGGAAACAATTGCGGTAATCGGCCGCTTCGGCCAGATGTGCAGCGCCGAACGAGCCCTTCCCGGGACAATCCACCTGCTTGTTTCGTATCCAGATGACTATGAAGAGGCGATGATTTCCAATGTTGCAGCAGGGGGCGATTCTGCCGCCAGGGGCCTGCTTGCCGGAATGATCCTTGGCGCGCGTTCCGGCTTCTCGTCTATCCCCGTCCGTTGGACGGGAGCCCTGGCAGCCGCCGATCGCATCGATGATGCAGTCGACCGCATAGCTTCCCTTTGA
- a CDS encoding FadR/GntR family transcriptional regulator → MHHEKSGSHYKDIIEHIKDLIATGVYSAGDKFPSERSLAEKFNVSRVPVREALKVLEYIGILKNVPNDGLYVHNLDISHIIENLSFGLSIQSQSVLSLFEVRISLESTACYYAAIRRTGEDITQIRLTLKKMRDLLKEAKIKDADYEMLRLYSHEFHALLVRSAHNEILTGIYCSLFSLLELSKQYTIRREFDSYDSLLAHEAIFNKILSKDSNGARDDMIGHLVCARRKLEEAVLADTENVHDISDTAT, encoded by the coding sequence ATGCACCATGAAAAAAGTGGTAGTCATTACAAAGATATTATCGAACACATAAAAGATTTGATTGCAACAGGAGTTTATTCTGCAGGAGATAAATTCCCTTCCGAACGAAGCCTGGCAGAAAAATTTAACGTCAGCAGGGTCCCTGTTCGGGAAGCCCTGAAGGTTCTGGAATATATCGGTATCTTAAAAAATGTTCCTAACGATGGGCTGTATGTACATAACCTCGACATATCCCATATCATAGAAAACCTCAGTTTCGGCTTATCAATACAGTCTCAAAGTGTTTTATCTCTTTTTGAGGTACGTATTTCCCTGGAATCGACGGCCTGTTATTATGCGGCAATACGACGAACAGGTGAAGACATTACACAAATTCGTTTGACGCTGAAAAAGATGCGGGATCTTTTGAAAGAGGCTAAAATCAAGGATGCCGATTATGAGATGCTTCGGTTATACTCCCATGAATTTCATGCACTTCTGGTACGCTCAGCACACAATGAAATACTGACGGGTATCTATTGCTCTCTGTTCAGTCTCCTGGAATTGTCAAAGCAATATACCATAAGAAGAGAATTTGATTCCTATGACTCATTGCTGGCCCATGAGGCGATTTTCAATAAAATTCTTTCGAAAGATAGCAACGGAGCCCGTGATGATATGATAGGACATTTGGTGTGTGCGCGCCGTAAATTGGAGGAAGCAGTTTTGGCAGATACCGAAAACGTACATGACATTTCTGATACAGCTACATAA
- a CDS encoding carbohydrate ABC transporter permease produces the protein MHKWKTTPFMTLLLIAGLQAIPKELYEAVKVDGAGAGRTFFCVTLPLVKNALMVAMIFRTLDALRVFDLFQIIFAQKRFSLASYTYYQLIDSKAMGYSSASSILIFLLVFLVSLIYVKLAGGISKND, from the coding sequence ATTCATAAATGGAAAACTACTCCATTTATGACCCTGCTTCTTATTGCCGGATTACAAGCAATCCCCAAGGAACTATATGAAGCAGTAAAGGTAGATGGAGCAGGAGCCGGTCGGACCTTTTTTTGCGTGACGCTTCCTCTGGTAAAAAATGCCCTTATGGTGGCCATGATTTTCCGTACGCTTGATGCATTACGGGTTTTTGATCTTTTCCAAATAATCTTTGCCCAAAAACGTTTTTCCTTGGCTTCCTATACATATTATCAGCTGATTGATAGTAAAGCTATGGGATATTCATCGGCTTCCAGTATTCTTATCTTTCTTCTGGTCTTTTTAGTTTCACTTATTTATGTCAAGTTAGCAGGAGGAATAAGCAAAAATGATTAA
- a CDS encoding carbohydrate ABC transporter permease, translating to MIKKNQIIHNTFFCIFLFCFILLVFFPFYWMVNTSMKTENQLMMTPATLVPLDHISMKFLPSSINYQAVLKNTLFLHSIANSIIVAGVVTLVSLLLGSFSAYALGKLYFRGKKIILYLILTMTMFPRVSVLSGLYSVIRFLHISAIQSMILSYFLFTLPFTVWVMTSYYRQLPSSLLEAAYVDGATPFQSFFDILLPLTIPAAVTTGLLAFIAAWNEYLFALTFSSVSPKSRTIPVAIAMFSGTVSRQYPFGEIMAASVVITLPLLILVIVFQKKLVAGLTSGAIKQ from the coding sequence ATGATTAAGAAGAACCAGATAATTCATAATACGTTTTTTTGCATTTTCCTTTTCTGTTTTATTTTGCTTGTATTTTTTCCGTTCTACTGGATGGTAAATACATCAATGAAAACAGAAAATCAATTGATGATGACTCCTGCTACACTGGTTCCCTTGGATCATATTTCAATGAAGTTCCTGCCTTCCTCAATCAATTATCAGGCAGTATTGAAGAACACCCTTTTCCTTCATAGCATTGCAAATTCCATTATTGTTGCCGGAGTAGTGACACTGGTTTCCTTGCTCCTTGGTTCTTTTTCAGCCTATGCTCTTGGAAAATTGTATTTTCGGGGGAAAAAGATTATCCTGTATCTCATTCTTACCATGACAATGTTTCCTCGAGTCTCGGTTCTTAGTGGGTTATATTCCGTAATACGGTTTCTGCATATATCAGCAATACAAAGCATGATTTTATCTTATTTTCTGTTTACACTACCTTTTACTGTTTGGGTCATGACATCATATTATCGGCAACTTCCATCATCGCTCCTTGAGGCGGCTTATGTTGATGGAGCTACGCCATTTCAAAGTTTTTTTGATATTTTACTTCCACTTACGATACCCGCTGCTGTTACTACAGGCTTGCTTGCCTTCATTGCTGCTTGGAACGAATATCTATTTGCACTGACGTTTTCTTCGGTTTCCCCAAAATCGAGAACTATTCCCGTTGCCATTGCCATGTTCAGCGGAACCGTTTCCCGACAATATCCTTTTGGCGAAATCATGGCTGCATCTGTCGTTATTACGCTACCTTTGTTAATCCTTGTGATTGTATTTCAGAAAAAACTCGTTGCAGGATTAACTTCTGGTGCAATAAAACAATAA
- a CDS encoding family 4 glycosyl hydrolase, which produces MKIVLIGAGSAQFGLGTLGDLFQSQALEGSEIDIVDIDEKALAHVQKIATSFLEESGKPFWVQAYTDRKEALRDADVVVISIEVGKRFPLWNQDWTIPQQYGIHQVYGENGGAGGVFHSLRITPVIVEICDDVMQFCPNAYVFNYSNPMTAITTAVLRKYPQLKFIGMCHEIASLKRYVPIILDTPYEDIALRAAGLNHFSVLLEASYRSTGKDAYPDILERAPAFFEREPGYSDLLSYVQKGGSVEQTEGSDRRSLLAGTRSSKSWADRTLFKTILERYRLLPITGDSHIGEYISWAWEIADHKGIKDFYEFYQIMLSRNEPKIGTETHERLVYILEALLKGAASYEEPAVNILNEDLIPELPSWIAVEVPGIVSASGIKGVKFPAYPKGFAALLRNYCGVYDLIAEAVLTSRKEYVIQALMANPVVDQCRCLPELVDIMIDRQKPWLDYLG; this is translated from the coding sequence ATGAAAATTGTGTTGATTGGAGCGGGAAGTGCTCAATTCGGATTGGGTACCTTGGGTGATTTGTTTCAGAGCCAGGCTCTGGAAGGAAGCGAAATTGACATCGTCGATATCGACGAGAAAGCACTGGCTCATGTACAAAAGATTGCAACATCTTTCCTGGAGGAAAGTGGCAAACCATTTTGGGTCCAGGCATACACTGACAGGAAAGAAGCCCTGCGGGATGCCGATGTCGTGGTCATCTCCATTGAGGTCGGTAAACGATTTCCTCTTTGGAATCAAGATTGGACCATCCCACAGCAATATGGAATTCATCAGGTTTATGGGGAGAACGGTGGAGCTGGTGGGGTGTTCCATTCTCTTCGCATCACTCCGGTGATTGTGGAAATTTGTGATGATGTAATGCAATTTTGTCCTAATGCCTATGTATTCAATTATTCCAATCCGATGACAGCAATAACGACAGCAGTGTTGCGAAAGTATCCTCAACTTAAATTCATCGGAATGTGCCACGAAATAGCTTCGTTGAAACGTTATGTGCCGATAATTCTGGATACCCCCTACGAAGATATTGCTCTCCGGGCTGCAGGTTTGAATCATTTCAGTGTTCTGCTTGAAGCCTCCTATCGGTCGACGGGCAAAGATGCCTATCCTGATATCCTTGAGAGGGCTCCTGCTTTTTTTGAACGGGAACCTGGATATTCCGATCTGCTTTCGTATGTACAAAAGGGAGGATCTGTTGAACAAACAGAGGGAAGCGACAGGCGATCGTTGCTTGCCGGTACCCGCAGTTCCAAGTCTTGGGCTGATCGCACGCTTTTTAAAACCATTTTGGAACGATATCGTTTATTGCCGATTACAGGTGACAGCCATATTGGGGAATACATTTCTTGGGCCTGGGAAATCGCTGATCACAAAGGTATCAAGGATTTCTACGAGTTCTACCAAATAATGCTCTCTCGAAATGAACCGAAAATCGGTACGGAAACACACGAACGATTGGTATATATACTTGAGGCGCTTTTAAAGGGGGCTGCTTCTTATGAAGAACCGGCTGTCAATATTCTTAACGAGGATCTGATACCTGAACTTCCTTCATGGATTGCCGTTGAAGTACCAGGCATCGTTTCGGCATCGGGAATAAAAGGGGTAAAATTCCCTGCCTATCCCAAAGGCTTTGCGGCACTGCTTCGTAATTATTGTGGTGTGTATGACCTGATTGCTGAAGCTGTGCTGACTAGTCGGAAAGAATATGTCATTCAAGCATTGATGGCCAATCCTGTCGTTGACCAGTGTCGGTGTCTTCCCGAATTAGTAGACATTATGATAGATAGGCAAAAGCCTTGGCTTGATTATTTAGGATGA
- a CDS encoding bile acid:sodium symporter has translation MDRHINFFLVLAITLFITWFLRDFGGMLNSHEMFATVTIMLMYVGMGMTTDSRQLLVGLRNWKLILFSQFSLFGLSPILAYGIFHAVMRYSHLEYAIGLLFLGCLPTTITSCIMLTKEYGGNTVGALYNSIVSQFLGLLLTPLLLSTLLATQFISVIPFSQVVENLCQKMIIPFAIGQFLRQRHVLLGRIPGIVTYYGIFFILYMKLAATFCKGDLLEYFHLLSIPLIGVFAFCSLLLLLVSLLTVGCKFSRKDQVCSIFTGTQKTMGMGIPLATIYFPKNEEIVSSVSLLIIFYYILIMVGAAFVVVRILPKQKI, from the coding sequence ATGGATCGACATATTAATTTTTTCCTTGTGTTGGCTATTACACTTTTTATTACGTGGTTTCTGCGTGATTTTGGCGGAATGCTGAACTCGCATGAAATGTTCGCTACGGTTACGATCATGCTTATGTATGTCGGAATGGGGATGACAACAGACTCCCGGCAATTGTTGGTAGGATTAAGGAACTGGAAACTTATCCTTTTTTCGCAATTTTCCTTGTTTGGCCTTTCACCTATACTGGCTTATGGTATTTTTCATGCTGTCATGCGATATTCCCATTTGGAATATGCTATAGGTCTGTTGTTTCTCGGTTGTTTACCCACCACCATAACGTCTTGCATTATGCTGACGAAGGAATACGGAGGTAATACTGTTGGAGCATTGTATAATTCAATTGTTTCGCAATTTTTGGGGCTGCTCCTTACCCCCTTGTTACTTTCTACGTTACTGGCAACTCAATTTATCTCTGTTATCCCTTTCTCACAGGTAGTGGAGAATTTATGTCAGAAAATGATTATCCCCTTTGCTATCGGACAGTTTTTGCGCCAGAGGCATGTGTTATTGGGCCGTATTCCGGGAATTGTTACCTATTATGGGATATTCTTTATTCTCTATATGAAATTGGCGGCAACCTTTTGTAAAGGAGATCTTCTTGAATACTTCCATTTGCTTTCGATACCCCTGATTGGCGTATTTGCCTTTTGTTCATTACTTTTACTGCTGGTATCACTCTTGACCGTTGGTTGTAAATTTTCACGGAAGGACCAAGTCTGTTCCATCTTTACAGGAACGCAGAAAACAATGGGAATGGGAATTCCTCTTGCAACGATCTATTTCCCGAAGAATGAGGAAATAGTCTCTTCCGTTTCCCTCCTGATAATTTTCTATTATATTTTAATAATGGTAGGTGCTGCTTTTGTTGTTGTACGAATTTTGCCAAAGCAAAAAATATGA
- a CDS encoding MATE family efflux transporter, which translates to MRETVGGNSLDSLLSEPVPRLVRTIGIPAAVGFLFNTGFNVVDTWYAGMLSTSTLAALSLSFPLFFIIIAFTEGFSVGVTAVVGNEYGAGRESSGRFVSAQVFSLGIILSLLLTLVGELAAPPLFRLLGADGDYLSKALAYMRIIFAGALFFLFNGAINGILRAHGDTKSYRNVLIAGFLLNLLLDPLFIFGWLGIPRMGIRGVAFATILVQALGMSYMLYRLQKYRRFAGAHRHDFLPRPSAWLQLLGQGVPATLNSLTVGVGIFVITWFLGQFGERAVAAYGAAVRIEQIALLPTIGISTAVLSISARNSGAALFHRVKETEISALKYGLVLLVPAAFFLLAAPVLVGFFSGDQEVIAIGARYLRIDSLTLYAYVVLSVHVSLLQGLKRPRFAIAIGLFRQLLVPVPLFWLLSKTAGLGVTGVFWGIFAVTWMAALIAALYCRHILSEYA; encoded by the coding sequence ATGCGCGAAACTGTGGGGGGAAATAGTCTTGATTCCCTTTTGAGCGAGCCTGTTCCTCGTCTTGTTCGGACCATCGGCATACCGGCTGCCGTAGGCTTTCTCTTCAATACCGGATTCAATGTCGTTGATACCTGGTATGCGGGAATGCTCTCTACAAGTACCCTTGCGGCCTTAAGCCTCTCCTTTCCCCTCTTTTTTATTATCATTGCCTTTACCGAAGGTTTTTCCGTCGGGGTCACCGCTGTTGTCGGAAACGAATATGGTGCCGGGCGCGAGTCCTCCGGCCGCTTTGTCTCCGCCCAGGTCTTTTCCCTGGGAATTATTCTTTCATTGTTGCTCACGCTTGTGGGGGAGCTTGCCGCCCCACCACTTTTCCGTCTGCTTGGTGCAGACGGGGACTATCTTTCCAAGGCCCTGGCCTATATGCGAATCATCTTTGCAGGTGCTTTGTTTTTCCTCTTTAATGGTGCGATAAACGGCATTTTGCGTGCTCACGGCGATACCAAAAGCTATCGCAATGTCCTGATTGCCGGTTTCCTTTTGAACCTTCTTCTCGACCCTCTTTTCATCTTCGGCTGGCTTGGTATTCCCCGGATGGGCATTCGCGGGGTTGCCTTTGCGACGATCCTGGTTCAGGCCCTTGGTATGTCCTACATGCTGTATCGTCTGCAAAAGTATAGACGCTTCGCTGGGGCACATCGACATGACTTTCTTCCCCGTCCCTCGGCATGGCTCCAGTTACTCGGACAAGGGGTGCCGGCTACTTTGAACTCTCTCACCGTGGGGGTCGGGATTTTCGTCATTACCTGGTTTCTCGGGCAATTCGGCGAAAGGGCCGTTGCGGCCTATGGGGCCGCAGTGAGGATCGAGCAGATTGCTCTGCTCCCTACGATTGGAATTTCTACGGCGGTCTTGAGTATTTCGGCGCGCAATAGCGGTGCCGCTCTTTTCCATAGGGTGAAAGAGACCGAGATATCGGCGCTTAAATACGGCCTTGTTCTTCTCGTTCCAGCTGCCTTTTTCCTTTTGGCCGCACCGGTGCTTGTCGGATTTTTCAGCGGCGACCAAGAGGTCATTGCTATTGGGGCCCGTTATCTGCGTATCGATTCCCTGACCCTTTACGCTTATGTTGTTCTTTCGGTCCATGTCTCCCTGCTTCAGGGCCTGAAAAGACCGCGTTTTGCCATCGCCATAGGACTCTTTAGACAGCTGCTTGTACCTGTCCCTCTTTTCTGGCTCCTTTCTAAGACCGCAGGCCTTGGGGTAACCGGGGTCTTCTGGGGAATCTTTGCGGTAACCTGGATGGCGGCACTGATCGCGGCCCTTTACTGTCGGCATATACTTTCTGAATATGCCTAA
- a CDS encoding carbohydrate kinase family protein, with translation MRITATGCCLIDVLYREISYAGDAFRRLLSRVPGDGGLIPGGLVLANDLEAFAGRPFPELLYEISGGTEATAVNLGGPAIVALVHAAQLLEKQGVESRFYGIVGDDPLAGQIESFIGETPVQAFFQYMDKSPSPSTVVLADPYALEGKGERSFVHTIGAAEHLAVERFPDDFYDTDILLIGGSALVPPLHAALTPLLKRAKEHGALTIVGTVYDFRSQKRDPKGIWPLGDRDSYRFIDLLVCDEEEALRLSATTRIEDAANRFIDWRVGALVITRGARDYLLWSGGERFLSHEMAMLPVSRWVDDRLAADPSLKGDTTGCGDNFLGGLVASSAMQLPEKPSLREAAAWAAASGGFACFYHGGTYHQKMRGEKRRLLEPIVSSYRRQIGE, from the coding sequence ATGAGAATTACGGCTACGGGGTGCTGCCTGATCGATGTTCTCTATCGGGAGATATCCTATGCCGGAGATGCCTTTCGCCGCCTTCTTTCCCGGGTCCCGGGAGACGGCGGCCTCATTCCCGGAGGCCTCGTTCTCGCCAATGACCTCGAGGCCTTTGCAGGCCGCCCCTTTCCCGAACTTTTATACGAAATAAGCGGTGGTACGGAAGCCACGGCCGTGAATCTGGGAGGACCCGCCATTGTCGCCCTGGTTCATGCGGCACAGCTTCTCGAGAAGCAGGGGGTGGAGAGTCGATTCTACGGTATTGTCGGTGATGATCCCCTTGCCGGACAGATCGAGTCCTTTATCGGAGAAACACCGGTACAGGCGTTTTTCCAATACATGGATAAGAGTCCTTCGCCTTCTACCGTCGTCCTGGCCGACCCTTACGCCCTGGAAGGGAAGGGGGAGCGTAGCTTTGTCCATACCATCGGAGCGGCGGAACATCTTGCCGTGGAACGGTTTCCTGACGATTTTTATGATACCGATATCCTTCTTATCGGAGGTTCGGCCCTTGTTCCTCCGCTTCACGCCGCTCTTACCCCGCTTCTTAAAAGGGCGAAAGAGCACGGAGCCCTGACCATTGTGGGGACGGTGTATGATTTCCGAAGCCAAAAGCGTGACCCAAAGGGAATATGGCCTCTGGGAGATCGGGACAGCTATCGGTTTATCGATCTTTTGGTCTGTGATGAAGAAGAGGCTCTTCGCCTGAGTGCCACGACACGTATCGAAGATGCCGCGAACCGCTTTATCGACTGGAGGGTCGGTGCTTTGGTCATCACCCGGGGGGCAAGGGATTATCTTCTTTGGTCGGGGGGAGAGCGATTTCTTTCCCACGAGATGGCCATGCTGCCCGTCAGCCGCTGGGTCGACGATCGACTTGCCGCAGATCCTTCATTGAAAGGGGACACCACCGGATGTGGAGATAACTTCCTTGGTGGCCTTGTCGCCTCGTCTGCAATGCAGCTTCCCGAAAAACCTTCGCTACGTGAGGCTGCCGCCTGGGCCGCCGCCAGCGGAGGCTTTGCCTGTTTCTACCACGGAGGCACCTATCACCAAAAGATGAGAGGGGAAAAACGGCGGCTTTTGGAGCCTATTGTCTCCTCATATCGAAGGCAGATCGGAGAGTGA
- a CDS encoding D-lyxose/D-mannose family sugar isomerase translates to MKRSEINAIIEGAQAFFSEQGFHLPEWAFWNPEQWAAHKNGCKEIFDCKLGWDITDFGSGRFETRGLTLFTLRNGLEGSYAKPYAEKIMVVGEEQETPFHFHWNKMEDIINRGGGKLAFELYMSDAQDGFSTQSVTVSVDGVQRVLEAGERLVLDPGSSLSLPQRLYHRFFAVKGYGKVMCGEVSMVNDDDSDNRFKEELGRFPAIEEDVPPTRLMVGDYRRFA, encoded by the coding sequence ATGAAACGAAGTGAAATAAATGCAATCATCGAAGGGGCGCAAGCCTTTTTTAGTGAACAGGGGTTCCATCTGCCCGAATGGGCATTCTGGAACCCTGAACAGTGGGCCGCACATAAAAACGGATGTAAGGAAATTTTCGACTGTAAGCTTGGCTGGGATATCACCGATTTCGGTTCAGGGCGATTTGAGACCAGGGGACTGACCCTGTTTACCCTGAGAAACGGTCTTGAAGGGAGTTATGCAAAGCCCTATGCGGAGAAAATCATGGTGGTTGGTGAGGAACAGGAGACTCCCTTTCACTTTCACTGGAATAAGATGGAGGATATCATCAACAGGGGAGGTGGGAAGCTTGCCTTTGAACTCTATATGTCGGATGCACAGGACGGCTTCTCCACGCAGAGCGTTACCGTATCCGTCGATGGTGTACAGCGGGTCCTGGAAGCCGGCGAGCGACTTGTTCTTGATCCCGGATCGAGTCTGAGCCTTCCCCAGCGCCTATATCATCGCTTTTTCGCCGTAAAGGGATACGGAAAGGTCATGTGCGGAGAGGTCAGCATGGTAAACGACGACGACAGCGACAATCGTTTCAAGGAGGAACTTGGACGCTTTCCTGCCATTGAGGAGGATGTACCTCCTACGCGGCTTATGGTTGGTGATTACCGGAGATTTGCATGA
- a CDS encoding LacI family DNA-binding transcriptional regulator — MAKSTRTMKEVAEHLGLSRTTVSLVLQGRGDEYRISRETQQMVLDYVKKTSYKPNYFAKALNRGRSDIIGAVFPDVFESFMNNIIRGIESVLYEQGYSLMISTSRFDNKRECSVIEKMVWQGVDGIILIPTMPFHGETPYDGSHIEGLLRQGYPFVVVDRTIEGLETHTVLQNDRKAARNAVSKAIRQGARNVCCVSLALAASSIDARLAGYREAVRAKGMAETIIPIFSLNPESDDLEKQTVEVMRSASPADTFFVTTSGLADKLSWILRTYRFDARIIRFGETPRWAEASMEDIPHPHKKMGEAASKLLLDVIRQPDLPPQHIVCEAG; from the coding sequence ATGGCTAAATCGACAAGGACCATGAAGGAGGTGGCCGAGCACCTCGGGCTCTCGCGCACTACCGTATCTCTGGTGCTCCAGGGAAGAGGCGATGAATACCGCATCAGTCGGGAAACCCAGCAGATGGTCCTGGATTACGTTAAAAAGACCTCCTATAAGCCCAACTATTTTGCAAAGGCGCTTAATCGTGGTCGAAGCGATATTATCGGAGCGGTTTTCCCCGATGTTTTCGAATCCTTTATGAACAACATTATTCGGGGTATCGAATCGGTGCTTTACGAGCAGGGATATTCCCTCATGATCTCGACCAGTCGCTTCGACAACAAACGGGAATGTTCCGTGATCGAAAAGATGGTGTGGCAGGGAGTCGATGGTATCATTCTCATCCCGACCATGCCCTTCCATGGAGAAACGCCTTACGACGGATCCCATATTGAGGGCTTGCTGAGGCAAGGGTATCCCTTCGTCGTCGTCGATCGCACCATCGAGGGCCTTGAAACCCATACGGTTCTCCAGAACGACCGGAAAGCTGCGAGAAACGCGGTCAGCAAAGCGATACGTCAGGGTGCCAGGAATGTGTGCTGCGTTTCCCTTGCCCTTGCTGCATCATCCATCGATGCCCGACTTGCCGGTTACCGGGAAGCGGTACGAGCAAAGGGAATGGCAGAAACGATCATTCCCATCTTTTCTCTCAATCCCGAAAGTGATGATCTCGAGAAGCAGACAGTGGAAGTGATGAGAAGCGCTTCGCCGGCCGACACCTTTTTCGTCACGACCAGCGGTCTGGCGGATAAGCTTTCCTGGATCCTGCGAACGTACCGCTTCGATGCAAGGATCATTCGATTTGGCGAAACTCCCCGGTGGGCCGAGGCGTCCATGGAGGATATTCCCCATCCCCACAAAAAGATGGGAGAAGCGGCATCGAAACTTCTTCTCGATGTGATCCGTCAGCCGGATCTTCCCCCACAGCACATCGTCTGCGAAGCAGGGTAA
- a CDS encoding TM1266 family iron-only hydrogenase system putative regulator produces the protein MEKRLGFIGIIIENRNETAGKVQELLTDFGDQIVCRTGVPYREKGLSVITLIVDTTTDALGSLTGKLGAIEGVSVKSSLAKK, from the coding sequence ATGGAAAAACGGCTTGGCTTTATCGGTATCATCATCGAAAACAGAAACGAGACAGCAGGAAAGGTCCAGGAGCTTTTAACCGATTTCGGAGATCAGATTGTCTGCAGAACCGGTGTTCCGTATCGGGAAAAGGGGCTATCGGTCATCACCCTGATCGTCGATACAACCACAGATGCCCTTGGAAGCCTCACCGGAAAGCTGGGTGCCATAGAGGGTGTTTCGGTGAAATCGAGTCTGGCAAAAAAGTAA